The Saccharomycodes ludwigii strain NBRC 1722 chromosome II, whole genome shotgun sequence genome window below encodes:
- the ECM32 gene encoding RNA helicase (similar to Saccharomyces cerevisiae YER176W | ECM32 | ExtraCellular Mutant) has product MSGTNHNGNDFQCLTCNFIGVAQDMMKHLSTTRHRKIEYIPLKEVLKCDECENDNIHLLNIIVSSSEVALLCNNCKSNEFTIDELNDKLQTKIYSLSNGNLLKNWYLYLKYQNSCCSVCGEDNKLLYINSDNGKIFCSECCKDKTSSKYISEEDPAFIYKLLGLVDPSFKKTQMKKGTNKKRMKGRKRGKFKSKNVSVDGIDTQKKLSLMQRLDQERKKTKNTNRLIETESTLSLRTFKGTKAKKENLTTPTLGKGMMPDKKSGLENPKKGGANHIFPKERTNGKKNMGSGSNSFPRRTNPLPNNGANVKGPSLSTNKNLKNNKKSSKFDSNSNVKVASFDNKFSHPNKKDGYSSSFSIKNKDLVHSNNKNIKKTNDNSNYSNNNNNNNNNNNNNNNNNNNNNNNNKNNKNNKVIRYPNSIANNKHVSDIDKQEQKACNLNHNKYLEEGEHSQNYTKVFKAVMNYKNLESYLNYISYALFLEAKLETGFLENFDILWPKNPIEEPSFVLVFKSRNNKELDQIWPEHYKKMKRLPFSKQQPIMLTAVDISNKNDYESDKNKIWYAFVKDIKDEKGQLKILLECFTWCMEPLPVSRGHNAFKILPCVPQFARILFAMSRIKNPHFIKLLLGNESFRKIRFENKLTYTQQNLNDSQKDAVQFALNNQVTVLQGPPGTGKTSTIVEIILQLITAMKQVPILVVAASNIAIDNIVEKLMNLDKKINILRIVSMSKESDYDMDHPIGKVCLHNIVKNKMSPDLYRIWKMFVDHNINGEFMQHRKKMFDEREKIIDWYVGRAQVILTTNVAAGGKELQVFKDIPYVIMDESTQSSEASTLIPLSLPGIKRFIFVGDDKQLSTFSNVPQLEVSLFERILNNGTYANPPMLNVQFRMHPKISEFSIEKIYDHALSDGVTEKDRQYLGIKYPLFFYNLFKAPEEDYINPVHSSGASNISRRNVREANEVVNVVLKLMKDKNVPKSKIGVITPYSAQRDLIAALLQKNREVNPTQKNIIQELDKEDALASSNVSSASSLGSSTMNFIDRIVVATVDAFQGHEKEFIIFSTVRSNPSGKIGFLSDKRRLNVALTRAKNGLIILGNKQTLSRSKGLWHDYMEYISKKNLIFASLKEY; this is encoded by the coding sequence ATGAGTGGTACTAATCACAATGGAAACGATTTTCAATGTTTAACATGCAACTTTATCGGAGTTGCTCAGGATATGATGAAGCATTTATCCACTACGAGACACAGAAAAATCGAATACATTCCATTGAAAgaagttttaaaatgtGATGAGTGTGAAAATGATAACATACATCTATTAAATATCATAGTTTCAAGCAGTGAGGTGGCATTGTTATGTAACAATTGTAAAAGTAACGAATTTACTATCGATGAGttaaatgataaattaCAAACAAAGATCTATAGTTTATCCAATGGTaatcttttgaaaaattggtATTTATAcctaaaatatcaaaatagTTGTTGTTCTGTGTGTGGGGAAGACAATAAattgttatatattaattcaGATAATggcaaaatattttgttcaGAGTGTTGTAAAGATAAAACGTcatcaaaatatattagtGAAGAAGATCCAGCCTTTATTTATAAGTTGCTAGGACTTGTAGATCCTTCTTTTAAGAAAACGCAAATGAAGAAAggaacaaacaaaaaaagaatgaaagGAAGAAAGAGAGGTAAAttcaaatcaaaaaatgtTTCTGTTGATGGCATTGATAcacagaaaaaattatctttAATGCAAAGGCTTGatcaagaaagaaaaaaaacaaaaaacactAATAGACTTATTGAAACTGAAAGTACCCTAAGTCTAAGAACGTTTAAAGGTACAAAGgctaaaaaggaaaatctGACCACTCCAACTTTGGGAAAAGGAATGATGCCTGACAAAAAAAGTGGTTTagaaaatccaaaaaagGGTGGAGCTAATCATATTTTCCCCAAAGAAAGGACAaatggcaaaaaaaatatgggaTCTGGTTCCAACTCTTTTCCTAGACGTACTAATCCATTGCCTAATAATGGTGCTAATGTTAAAGGTCCATCTTTATcgacaaataaaaatctaaaaaataataaaaaaagttctaAATTTGATTCTAATTCAAATGTGAAAGTTGCATcatttgataataaattttccCATCCTAACAAAAAAGATGGATATTCTAGCtctttttctattaaaaataaggatTTAGTTCATTCCAACAATAAGAATATAAAGAAGACTAACGATAACAGTAattatagtaataataacaataataataataacaataataataataataacaataataataataataacaataataacaacaaaaataacaaaaataacaaagtTATACGGTATCCCAATAGTATCGCTAACAACAAACATGTTTCCGACATAGATAAGCAAGAACAAAAAGCTTGCAATCTAAATCATAACAAATATCTAGAAGAAGGTGAACACTCTCAAAATTATACGAAAGTCTTCAAAGCCGTGatgaattataaaaatttggaatcgtatttaaattatatttccTATGCATTATTCTTAGAAGCCAAATTAGAAACTGgatttttggaaaattttgatattttatgGCCTAAAAATCCTATTGAAGAACCATCGTTTGTTCTCGTCTTTAAATCCAggaataataaagaattggATCAAATTTGGCCAGAGcactataaaaaaatgaagagATTACCATTTTCTAAGCAACAACCAATAATGTTAACAGCGGTTGAcattagtaataaaaatgattatGAATCTGACAAGAACAAAATTTGGTACGCTTTTGTTAAGGATattaaagatgaaaaaggtcaattgaaaattttattagaaTGTTTCACATGGTGTATGGAACCTTTGCCGGTTTCTAGGGGCCACAAtgcttttaaaattttaccCTGTGTACCACAATTTGCCAGAATCTTATTTGCAATGtcaagaattaaaaatccccattttattaaattattgttggGCAATGAATCATTCagaaaaattagatttgaaaataaattaacttATACCCAACAAAACTTAAATGATTCTCAAAAAGATGCCGTTCAGTTTGCTTTGAATAATCAAGTTACTGTCTTACAAGGCCCCCCTGGTACCGGGAAAACATCCACAATTGTTGAGATTATACTACAGTTAATTACTGCGATGAAACAAGTTCCAATCTTGGTTGTCGCAGCCTCAAACATTGCTATAGATAATATTGTAGAGAAGTTAATGAATTTggacaaaaaaatcaacatATTAAGAATTGTTTCCATGTCCAAAGAATCTGATTATGATATGGATCATCCAATAGGTAAAGTTTGTTTGCATAATATAGTGAAGAATAAAATGTCGCCCGACCTCTACCGTATTTGGAAGATGTTTGTTGATCATAATATTAACGGGGAATTTATGCAGCATAGAAAGAAGATGTTTGATGAAAGGGAAAAGATTATTGACTGGTATGTGGGGAGAGCACAAGTTATATTAACCACTAATGTTGCCGCAGGAGGTAAAGAATTACAGGTTTTCAAAGATATTCCATATGTCATTATGGACGAAAGTACTCAGTCCTCAGAGGCCAGTACGTTAATCCCACTTTCTCTACCAGGAAtcaaaagatttatttttgttggtgATGATAAGCAATTATCTACTTTTAGTAACGTTCCACAGTTGGAGGTTTCTTTGTTTGAAAGAATCTTGAATAATGGTACCTATGCCAATCCACCGATGTTGAATGTTCAGTTCAGAATGCATCCCAAGATCAGTGAATTTtccattgaaaaaatttatgaCCATGCATTGTCGGATGGGGTTACTGAAAAAGATAGACAATACTTGGGCATTAAATATCCATTGTTTTTCTATAATCTATTTAAAGCCCCTGAAGAAGACTATATCAATCCTGTTCATTCAAGTGGGGCTTCGAATATCAGTCGTAGAAACGTTAGAGAGGCAAATGAAGTTGTTAATGTTGTCCTTAAATTGATGAAAGACAAAAATGTTCCTAAAAGCAAAATTGGAGTTATTACACCATATTCAGCACAGCGTGATTTAATTGCTGCactattacaaaaaaacagaGAAGTCAATCCtacccaaaaaaatattatacaaGAGTTGGATAAAGAGGACGCATTGGCATCAAGTAACGTTTCATCCGCCTCATCCTTGGGTAGTTCTACTATGAATTTTATTGATAGAATCGTTGTTGCTACTGTCGATGCATTTCAGGGTCATGAAAAAGagtttattatattttctacTGTTAGAAGTAATCCTTCTGGTAAAATTGGGTTTTTGAGTGATAAAAGAAGATTGAATGTTGCTTTGACGCGAGCCAAAAATGGATTGATTATTCTTGGCAATAAACAAACTTTATCAAGAAGCAAAGGTCTATGGCACGATTATATGGAATATATAAGTAAAAAGAATCTAATATTTGCCTCACTCAAAGAATATTGA
- a CDS encoding uncharacterized protein (similar to Saccharomyces cerevisiae YDR099W | BMH2 | Brain Modulosignalin Homologue (paralog of YER177W | BMH1)): protein MSLSREDSVYLAKLAEQAERYEEMVENMKAVASAGQELSVEERNLLSVAYKNVIGARRASWRIVSSIEQKEEAKEKSEHQVSLIRTYRSKIESELTKICDDILAVLDTHLIPTASTGESKVFYYKMKGDYHRYLAEFSSGELREKATNSSLEAYKAASAIATTELPPTHPIRLGLALNFSVFYYEIQNSPDKACHLAKQAFDDAIAELDTLSEESYKDSTLIMQLLRDNLTLWTSDMTETESSHQQQQQQQQQPPAAVAAAAAGEPSAAAEGTATENNTAAAEPTEQH from the coding sequence ATGTCTCTAAGTCGTGAAGATTCTGTCTATTTAGCTAAGTTAGCTGAACAAGCTGAGCGTTATGAAGAAATGGTTGAAAATATGAAAGCTGTAGCTTCTGCCGGCCAAGAGTTATCTGTTGAAGAACGTAACTTATTATCTGTTGcttataaaaatgttattggTGCTCGCCGTGCTTCCTGGAGAATTGTTTCTTCTATCgaacaaaaagaagaggCCAAAGAAAAATCTGAACATCAAGTTTCCTTAATCCGCACTTATCGTTCTAAGATTGAAAGTGAACTGACCAAGATTTGTGACGATATTTTGGCTGTTTTGGATACCCATTTAATTCCAACTGCATCCACTGGCGAATCTAAAGTTTTCTACTACAAGATGAAAGGTGATTATCATCGTTACCTGGCTGAATTTTCTTCTGGCGAATTAAGAGAGAAGGCCACAAATTCTTCTTTGGAAGCTTACAAAGCCGCCTCTGCTATTGCCACTACTGAATTGCCACCAACCCATCCTATTAGGTTAGGTTTGGCCTTGAACTTTTCCGTCTTTTACTATGAAATTCAGAATTCTCCAGACAAAGCTTGCCATTTGGCTAAACAAGCCTTTGACGATGCTATTGCTGAATTAGATACATTATCTGAAGAGTCTTATAAGGATAGTACTTTGATCATGCAATTGTTACGTGATAATTTAACCTTGTGGACCTCTGATATGACTGAAACTGAATCCTCTCaccaacaacagcaacagcaacaacaacaaccacctgctgctgttgctgctgctgccgCTGGCGAACCAAGTGCTGCTGCCGAAGGCACTGCAACAGAAAACAATACTGCTGCTGCCGAACCAACTGAGCAACACTAG
- the SPO71 gene encoding Spo71p (similar to Saccharomyces cerevisiae YDR104C | SPO71 | SPOrulation) yields MVDLEKIQEIALDDEKYVNYYKKILSDPFILISDDQSNTFNHEKNYPHNIKILEIPRKSFTAFRLKYASPTEISLNSTTCLLGGVPRSWLLYHPKNAFTDNISKIFFTNLRRHLSRWTDENYVTAYEDQINDDFTRNLGYDTNFASNAQNLGDKKVHSSHFLNSKNKSKTVAVLNRNKHDNHHNVLSRTMSLDEDSALRKNINTVNNNITATNSNNTINTSNHSQINNDDTSTINVTENSISDPVLTNYTSREKKAPNIIVSSTGSLEKEEAINNHERKENPAFNFTNQNCISTTEMDEVLSVGSHNYTTFDRKLIASLSPHISRIKTLEPNPISGQKLHSIQVTNLRQKSDHGTLHRNKTLSSTKYSQTLGTQRSLILNTISTTKHYINKIKSPNYLGELQPAATQLTIAEKFMENFKEGEIIKLEKMLVMVKEPLDEPNNETLSFCNNESVETRVKERWKEYIVTARSTNNVYAPLFLQFYDNRIIPKILLNETGAGKKSRNRITKHFGNRSRYNSCKKLDFTLDSNCSVGFYNILDKSIYIAKPRHIYYGHVSHDEPNTDQDCSFQIYILKCTSMLSSNRWLTFLREFIGLNSLTESFKINIPKLQMELRLNIPYKVQYLFKIKSESENKYLKVLKVDRGYKVLQLPIIRYVEILLRKILLETGNKEAVTGFCDKMDSLLGFAWKQYDRLEWNVGDQLDVLQGSLILNLTHTLEFRKYLHYPRTIELPIDEEKRDHRVIKLSEPEPIEGFLSRLTDRYGKTTSRVFRSNYLKFNYFYTNNELLFFTSSFKALPVIPESVSDVDYLTSSVNKKDFPILEKLPQIYSHTPFPINLQSQIEWLDENLTLKEFMIKDEYAFNCASRRVQQIIKAEGLINLTLVKSVEKYVLKGIGSEFYAEFLKKSNEALWGKDISLGEIYNCLFTITMEDNTFIRFLAPTEFICNEWVNSLKRLATYWKAKKTQELKGMWDVKITNLKALNITENNEANIYARNTPKWITERAKCDDINYNITTYSMLRPLIRSGILYQKSHIHTTFNKYYVVLVPGFLMLFTCFIRGCTGKAYNTADYRHYLTIPIEDCYVYSGQSTNLDLLKRDKEFDTLNPGNHALPRVYNDGWQSGENEISRCFSLWFKSKRILAKYSSLPNESTLKTTEEEFTNNIFSNSQNSTRYQDINDTCNTTDNSVDVSDYLLLTNLFQDTTDAKCDPVVMDREKYSGEKGKKGERKKINLVSRLGVTGRVMVFMARSRQERDLWISDLHVVLEGLH; encoded by the coding sequence atgGTGGATCTTGAAAAAATTCAGGAAATTGCGCTTGATGACGAAAAATATGtcaattattataaaaaaatcttatCAGAtccatttattttaatatcagACGATCAATCAAACACCTTTAACCATGAAAAGAATTATCCCCataatatcaaaattttggaaatacCTAGAAAGTCGTTCACTGCATTCAGATTGAAATATGCATCTCCAACTGAAATTTCATTGAATTCGACAACTTGCTTACTAGGAGGTGTTCCTAGATCATGGTTACTATATCATCCTAAGAACGCCTTTACAGACAACATAtcaaagatattttttacCAATTTAAGAAGACACTTAAGTAGGTGGACTGATGAAAATTATGTCACAGCTTATGAGGACCAAATAAATGATGATTTTACTAGAAATTTGGGTTACGATACGAATTTTGCTTCAAACGCTCAAAATCTTGGTGACAAAAAAGTTCACTCAtcccattttttaaatagtaaaaataagagCAAGACAGTGGCCGTATTGAATAGAAACAAGCATGATAACCATCACAATGTATTATCTAGGACAATGAGCTTAGATGAGGATTCAGCATTGaggaaaaatattaatactgtcaataataacatcacTGCTACTAATTCTAACAATACGATTAATACTAGCAACCATAGCCagattaataatgatgatactTCAACGATTAATGTCACTGAAAATTCTATTTCAGATCCTGTATTAACCAATTATACATCTCGTGAAAAAAAGGCGCCTAATATAATAGTATCATCCACAGGGtcattagaaaaagaagaagcaATCAACAACCacgaaagaaaagaaaatccaGCTTTTAATTTCACAAATCAAAATTGTATTTCGACCACCGAAATGGATGAAGTACTTTCTGTTGGCTCTCACAATTATACAACATTTGACCGAAAATTAATTGCTTCTCTATCTCCACATATTTCTAGAATTAAAACACTAGAACCCAATCCTATAAGTGGACAAAAGTTACACTCAATACAGGTAACAAATTTAAGGCAAAAAAGTGATCATGGAACGCTGCACAGAAACAAAACATTAAGTTCTACCAAGTATAGCCAAACTTTAGGAACACAAAGATCTTTGATATTAAACACCATTTCCACAACAAAacattatataaataaaataaaatctcCAAATTATTTAGGTGAACTTCAACCTGCTGCTACACAGCTTACAATCGCTGAAAAATTTatggaaaattttaaagaaggtgaaataattaaattggAAAAGATGTTGGTTATGGTTAAGGAACCGTTAGACGAACCAAACAACGAAACCTTGTCTTTTTGTAACAATGAGTCTGTTGAAACTAGAGTCAAGGAACGCTGGAAAGAATATATCGTTACTGCTCGTTCAACAAATAATGTTTATGCtccattatttttacagtTTTATGACAATAGAATTATACCTAAAATACTATTGAACGAAACAGGGGCCGGAAAGAAATCTCGAAACAGAATTACAAAACATTTTGGAAACCGTTCTAGGTACAACTCGTGTAAGAAACTTGACTTCACCTTGGATTCTAATTGCTCCGTTGGATTTTACAATATTTTAGATAAATCCATTTATATAGCCAAACCCCgacatatatattatggGCATGTGTCTCATGACGAACCTAACACAGATCAGGACTGttcttttcaaatttatattttgaaatgcACGTCAATGTTATCTTCCAATAGGTGGTTGACATTTTTAAGGGAATTTATCGGGTTAAACTCTTTAACtgaatcttttaaaataaacataccAAAGTTACAAATGGAATTACGATTGAATATCCCCTATAAAGTACAATACCtgttcaaaattaaaagtgaatcagaaaataaatatttgaaagttttaaaagtagATAGGGGCTATAAGGTTTTACAATTACCTATAATCAGATATGTAGAAATTTTGCTcagaaaaattttattggaaACAGGGAATAAAGAAGCCGTTACAGGGTTTTGTGATAAAATGGACTCGTTGCTGGGATTTGCATGGAAACAGTATGATAGATTAGAATGGAATGTTGGTGACCAACTGGACGTTTTACAAGGgagtttaattttaaatttaacaCATACTTTggaatttagaaaatatcTCCATTATCCAAGAACAATAGAGCTTCCAATCGACGAGGAGAAACGAGACCACAGAGTAATAAAGTTAAGTGAACCTGAGCCTATAGAGGGGTTTCTTTCAAGATTGACAGACAGATACGGGAAAACAACAAGTCGTGTCTTTAGAagtaattatttaaaatttaattactTTTACACCAATAATgaattactattttttacATCTTCTTTTAAAGCTTTGCCCGTTATACCCGAAAGTGTTTCGGATGTTGATTATCTAACTTCAtctgttaataaaaaagactTCCCAATTTTGGAGAAGTTACCTCAAATCTATAGCCATACTCCGTTCCCAATCAATCTACAAAGTCAAATCGAATGGCTTGATGAGAACTTAACTTTGAAAGAGTTTATGATTAAGGACGAATATGCATTTAATTGTGCTTCGAGGAGAGTCCAACAAATTATAAAGGCGGAGGGCCTTATAAACCTAACGTTAGTCAAGTCGGTTGAAAAATATGTACTTAAGGGCATTGGATCAGAATTTTATGCAGAGTTTTTGAAGAAATCCAACGAAGCATTGTGGGGGAAAGATATATCTTTAGGGGAAATTTATAATTGTTTGTTTACAATAACTATGGAGGACAATACTTTTATTCGATTTTTAGCTCCAACTGAGTTTATATGTAATGAATGGGTCAATTCATTAAAAAGATTGGCTACATATTGGAAAGCCAAGAAAACACAGGAACTTAAAGGAATGTGGGATGTGAAAATAACCAATTTAAAAGCCCTAAACATTACCGAAAACAATGAAGCAAATATATATGCTAGAAACACACCCAAATGGATAACCGAAAGGGCTAAATGTGATGACATCAATTATAACATAACTACTTATTCTATGCTGCGACCCCTAATTAGAAGCGGGATATTGTACCAGAAATCACATATACATACTACTTTCAATAAGTATTACGTGGTTTTAGTTCCGGGATTTTTGATGTTGTTCACGTGCTTTATTAGAGGATGTACTGGTAAAGCCTATAATACTGCAGACTATAGACATTATTTAACTATTCCAATCGAAGATTGCTATGTTTACTCTGGTCAATCTACTaatttagatttattaaagagAGATAAAGAATTTGATACGCTAAACCCAGGTAACCATGCGTTGCCTCGTGTTTATAATGATGGTTGGCAGTCAGGAGAGAATGAGATTTCTAGATGCTTTAGTTTATGGTTTAAATCCAAAAGAATATTGGCCAAATATTCTTCGTTGCCAAACGAATCCACTTTGAAAACAACCGAGGAGGAATTTACgaataatatcttttcaAATAGTCAGAATTCTACTCGTTATCAAGATATCAATGATACTTGTAACACTACAGACAATTCTGTAGATGTAAGTGACTATTTATTGTTGACAAATTTATTTCAAGACACTACTGATGCAAAGTGTGATCCAGTTGTTATGGACAGGGAAAAGTATAGTGGagaaaaggggaaaaaaggtgagaggaaaaaaattaacttaGTGAGTAGGTTAGGAGTCACTGGTAGGGTTATGGTTTTCATGGCAAGATCTAGGCAAGAAAGAGATTTATGGATATCCGATCTTCACGTTGTTTTGGAGGGATTACATTAA